In Patescibacteria group bacterium, one DNA window encodes the following:
- a CDS encoding tRNA 4-thiouridine(8) synthase ThiI, with translation MNLPKIRALVVFSGGLDSMLAVKILQNAGCEVAALTFESPFFTAEKARVSAQNLGIELFVQDFSETILALVKNPPHGFGKNLNPCIDCHAAMFRRASDFAAEGCFQIIASGEVLGQRPFSQNLIALRRVTKIAGVEILRPLSAQLLPETSFEKNGLIDRAKLLDLSGRSRQPQFALAEKFGIRDFPLPAGGCLLTEPTFTEKLKILLDRDSAAMADDVKLLKIARFLPLGVKSFAVLGRDSVENEKLEALANSTNYVIQMAELVGPTALVKINQPDEFAKIFPLAAAEIRSRGRDSKNLPGKIWFAISGAVSEVREI, from the coding sequence ATGAACTTGCCAAAAATACGCGCGTTAGTTGTCTTCTCGGGCGGGTTGGACTCGATGCTGGCGGTCAAGATTTTGCAAAATGCTGGCTGCGAGGTCGCGGCGCTGACTTTCGAATCACCATTTTTCACCGCCGAAAAGGCGCGCGTTTCCGCGCAAAATTTAGGCATCGAACTTTTTGTCCAAGATTTTTCCGAGACGATTTTGGCACTGGTCAAAAATCCGCCCCATGGTTTCGGTAAAAATTTGAATCCCTGTATCGACTGTCACGCCGCGATGTTTCGGCGCGCTTCTGATTTTGCGGCTGAAGGTTGTTTTCAAATTATCGCGAGCGGGGAAGTTCTCGGACAGCGACCGTTTTCTCAAAATTTAATTGCGTTGCGTCGCGTCACGAAAATCGCCGGTGTTGAAATTTTGCGACCACTTTCCGCCCAGCTTTTGCCCGAAACCTCGTTCGAGAAAAACGGCTTGATTGATCGCGCCAAATTGCTGGACCTGTCCGGGCGTTCGCGTCAGCCGCAATTCGCGCTGGCGGAGAAATTTGGCATTCGCGACTTTCCGCTGCCGGCGGGTGGCTGTCTGCTGACCGAGCCGACCTTTACAGAAAAATTAAAAATTTTGCTTGACCGTGATTCAGCGGCGATGGCGGACGATGTGAAACTACTTAAAATTGCGCGTTTTCTGCCACTCGGTGTGAAAAGTTTCGCGGTGCTCGGTCGTGATTCCGTGGAGAATGAAAAACTGGAAGCGCTCGCGAATTCCACAAATTATGTCATTCAAATGGCCGAGCTCGTCGGACCGACTGCACTCGTCAAAATTAACCAACCCGACGAATTTGCCAAGATATTTCCGCTGGCTGCCGCTGAGATTCGGAGCCGCGGACGCGATTCCAAAAATCTTCCCGGCAAAATCTGGTTCGCAATCTCCGGTGCGGTTTCCGAAGTGCGCGAAATTTAG
- a CDS encoding permease, translated as MNIFYPLEVLANWLAFSVFGVAPGSQLGSSLQFFFLDTFKIFALMLVITHFMSALRYYLPIEKLRDFLATHKFYGLDYFLATVFGAITPFCSCSSIPLFIGFLEAQIPLGVTFAFMITSPLINEVAVALFISIFGWKVTALYVAAGILIGMVGGLILGQLKMEKYVADFVWKAHVQKQNQPTIKKIAFLKILPQISREAFGIITKIALYIVIGVGVGAFIHGYVPEGFFEKYLQSAGFWGVPLAVILGVPMYANASGVIPIIQSLVAKGVPLGTALAFMMAVVGLSLPEALILKKVLKWQLLATFFGVVTVGIILIGYGFNLLV; from the coding sequence ATGAATATTTTTTACCCGCTCGAAGTACTCGCGAATTGGCTGGCGTTCAGCGTTTTCGGCGTTGCGCCGGGTTCGCAGCTTGGCAGCTCGCTGCAGTTCTTTTTCCTCGACACATTCAAAATTTTCGCGCTCATGCTGGTTATCACGCACTTCATGAGTGCGCTGCGCTACTATCTCCCGATCGAGAAATTGCGGGATTTTCTCGCCACGCATAAATTTTACGGACTCGATTATTTCCTCGCGACTGTTTTTGGCGCCATCACGCCTTTTTGTTCTTGCTCGTCGATTCCACTTTTCATCGGCTTCCTGGAGGCGCAGATTCCGCTTGGTGTGACTTTCGCCTTCATGATTACTTCGCCGCTTATCAATGAAGTGGCGGTGGCGCTTTTCATCAGTATCTTCGGCTGGAAGGTGACTGCGCTCTATGTCGCGGCCGGCATCCTGATCGGCATGGTCGGCGGCTTAATCCTCGGACAGCTCAAGATGGAAAAGTATGTCGCCGATTTCGTGTGGAAAGCGCATGTCCAAAAACAGAATCAACCAACAATCAAAAAAATCGCCTTCCTAAAAATTCTCCCGCAGATCTCACGCGAGGCTTTCGGCATCATCACGAAAATCGCGCTCTACATCGTGATCGGCGTGGGGGTCGGTGCTTTCATCCACGGCTATGTCCCGGAGGGATTCTTCGAAAAATACCTGCAAAGTGCTGGTTTCTGGGGCGTGCCGCTCGCGGTGATTCTCGGTGTGCCGATGTATGCGAATGCCAGTGGCGTGATTCCGATCATTCAGTCGCTAGTCGCCAAAGGCGTGCCACTCGGCACGGCGCTCGCTTTCATGATGGCAGTCGTCGGGCTGTCTTTGCCCGAGGCTTTGATTTTGAAAAAGGTTCTCAAATGGCAACTACTCGCGACCTTCTTCGGAGTCGTGACGGTCGGAATAATTTTGATCGGGTATGGGTTTAATTTGTTGGTTTAA
- a CDS encoding metalloregulator ArsR/SmtB family transcription factor, protein MKKNLCCQGGCNSKADFQKVIDFLKVINEPNRLKIVCFLKHGEQCVCEIWKKLEIPQNLTSHHLKALKEFGIIVSRQEGRKMIYSSNKEIISKYAALLNNFLIANL, encoded by the coding sequence ATGAAAAAAAATCTCTGTTGCCAGGGTGGCTGCAACTCGAAAGCTGATTTCCAGAAAGTCATCGATTTTCTAAAAGTCATCAATGAACCAAACCGCCTGAAAATCGTTTGTTTTCTCAAGCATGGAGAACAATGTGTTTGTGAAATTTGGAAAAAACTTGAGATTCCCCAAAATCTAACTTCGCATCACCTAAAGGCCTTGAAAGAGTTTGGAATCATTGTGTCTCGCCAAGAAGGCAGAAAAATGATTTATTCATCGAACAAAGAAATTATCTCTAAATACGCAGCTCTTTTAAATAATTTTTTAATCGCCAATTTATGA
- a CDS encoding thioredoxin family protein encodes MKIQVLGSGCANCKNLHKAVEEVVKKLNLDFEVEYSTDIVEIVKLGALSSPVFVIDGEIVTAGKIPTAAEIEQSLAAKFKK; translated from the coding sequence ATGAAAATTCAAGTCCTCGGCTCGGGCTGCGCCAACTGCAAAAATCTACACAAAGCAGTTGAAGAGGTAGTCAAAAAATTAAATCTCGATTTCGAAGTGGAATATTCCACCGATATCGTTGAGATCGTAAAACTTGGTGCGCTGAGTAGCCCGGTTTTTGTGATTGACGGTGAGATTGTCACTGCCGGCAAAATTCCGACGGCGGCAGAAATCGAGCAATCACTCGCAGCTAAATTTAAAAAATAA
- a CDS encoding transposase yields the protein MVDKFLGKYRIKSTRLRNWDYSADGYYFITICTKNRENFLGEICNKKMFLSPIGKIVQKYWQEIPQHFPNTKLDEFVVMPNHVHGILIIDNWNDKTVETPQWGVSTKGVSTKGVSTNMVKTCNPHHNPEWKSGTIGVIINQFKSICTKHAREIRQDFAWQARYHDHIICDDKEHNNIQVYILSNPANWEKDVENLRN from the coding sequence GTGGTCGATAAATTCCTCGGAAAATATCGCATCAAATCTACTCGACTGAGGAACTGGGATTACTCAGCAGACGGTTATTATTTCATCACTATTTGCACGAAAAACAGAGAAAATTTTTTGGGCGAGATTTGTAATAAAAAAATGTTTCTGTCGCCGATTGGAAAAATTGTTCAGAAATATTGGCAGGAGATTCCGCAGCATTTTCCAAATACAAAATTAGATGAATTTGTTGTAATGCCGAACCATGTTCATGGAATTTTAATCATTGATAATTGGAATGATAAGACCGTAGAGACGCCCCAATGGGGCGTCTCTACCAAGGGCGTCTCTACCAAGGGCGTCTCTACCAACATGGTAAAAACATGTAACCCTCACCACAATCCAGAATGGAAATCTGGGACAATCGGCGTGATTATCAATCAATTCAAATCAATCTGCACCAAACACGCTCGCGAAATTCGCCAAGATTTTGCTTGGCAAGCGCGCTACCACGATCACATTATTTGTGATGACAAAGAACACAATAACATTCAGGTCTATATTCTCAGCAACCCGGCAAACTGGGAAAAAGATGTTGAGAATTTGCGCAATTAA
- the secE gene encoding preprotein translocase subunit SecE: protein MNILNYFREAISELHRVSWPTRQQAVRISLIVLAVTFVFALTLGFLDTLLAWSYQQLLKLAI, encoded by the coding sequence ATGAATATCCTGAATTACTTTCGCGAAGCAATCTCGGAATTACACCGAGTGAGCTGGCCGACGCGCCAGCAGGCAGTCCGTATTTCACTCATCGTCCTCGCGGTCACCTTCGTCTTCGCGCTCACGCTCGGCTTCCTCGACACACTCCTCGCCTGGAGCTACCAACAATTACTAAAACTTGCAATTTAA
- a CDS encoding MerR family transcriptional regulator: protein MTSKIQKGYSTAEVLEITGISKSKLFSMERDGRINPVLRGSERRQRRFTREHLQNLFDVITKERLSSCGNSRLKDDVRQKQIQEIEQDRMIFQIILGDEVDLNTFTNRLSEKNVIRLLRFAMENFSPSEKSFGQIITLIDKKNYDFE, encoded by the coding sequence ATGACTAGTAAAATTCAAAAGGGATATTCTACGGCAGAGGTTTTAGAAATAACTGGAATTTCTAAATCAAAGCTCTTCAGTATGGAAAGAGATGGAAGGATCAATCCGGTTCTTCGCGGCTCGGAAAGAAGGCAACGAAGATTCACTCGCGAACATCTGCAGAACCTTTTCGACGTAATTACAAAAGAAAGACTTTCCAGCTGTGGAAACTCAAGGCTGAAAGATGATGTTCGTCAAAAACAAATCCAAGAAATCGAGCAAGATAGGATGATTTTCCAAATTATTCTAGGCGACGAAGTTGACCTCAATACGTTCACAAATCGGCTTAGCGAAAAAAATGTCATCCGTCTTTTACGATTTGCGATGGAAAACTTTTCACCAAGCGAGAAATCGTTTGGACAAATTATTACCCTGATTGATAAGAAGAATTACGATTTTGAGTAA
- a CDS encoding fructose-bisphosphatase class I: MLRICAINLYSLACILYSSRVTIEKFLADTPENLRSTILAFADSVKKITAEIGTAETSEAGSQNTFGENQLKLDVLADQIIFGELESCPPVAIAASEEQSNEKVLHADGEFSVAFDPLDGSSLVDSNLAVGTIFGIWKGKGFIGKTGRAIVAAGYAIYGPRTTLTLSLGEKPVEFTLQKNGEWKLSLARMEIGEGKMFAPGNLRACAENKNYLALLDFWAENGYQLRYSGGMVPDVHQILVKGKGIFSYPGSASCPPKLRLIYECAPLAFIVEAAGGASTNLETSILDEKVLDLDQRTVIAVGSKNEVERFRKFLTV; this comes from the coding sequence ATGTTGAGAATTTGCGCAATTAATCTGTATTCTTTAGCCTGTATCCTGTATTCTTCCCGCGTGACTATCGAAAAATTCCTTGCCGACACACCTGAAAATCTGCGGAGCACGATTCTGGCGTTTGCTGATTCGGTCAAAAAAATCACTGCCGAAATCGGGACAGCCGAGACGAGCGAAGCCGGCAGTCAAAATACTTTCGGTGAAAACCAGCTGAAGCTCGATGTCCTCGCCGACCAAATTATTTTTGGCGAATTGGAGAGCTGCCCGCCAGTCGCGATTGCCGCGAGCGAAGAGCAGTCGAATGAAAAAGTCTTGCACGCGGATGGCGAGTTTTCCGTCGCCTTCGATCCGCTCGATGGCTCAAGTCTCGTCGATTCGAATCTCGCGGTCGGGACGATTTTCGGAATCTGGAAAGGCAAAGGTTTTATCGGCAAAACTGGCCGCGCGATTGTCGCAGCGGGCTACGCAATTTACGGACCACGCACGACACTCACGCTTTCCCTCGGCGAGAAACCAGTCGAATTCACACTGCAAAAAAACGGCGAGTGGAAACTTTCGCTTGCGAGAATGGAAATCGGCGAAGGCAAAATGTTCGCGCCGGGCAATCTGCGCGCCTGCGCCGAGAACAAAAATTACCTCGCGCTGCTCGATTTTTGGGCGGAAAATGGCTATCAATTACGATATTCCGGCGGCATGGTGCCGGATGTGCATCAGATTTTGGTGAAAGGCAAAGGCATTTTCAGCTACCCGGGCAGCGCGAGTTGCCCGCCGAAATTGCGTCTGATTTACGAATGCGCGCCGCTGGCTTTCATCGTCGAAGCGGCAGGTGGCGCGAGCACCAATCTCGAGACTTCGATTCTCGATGAAAAAGTCCTCGACCTCGACCAGCGCACCGTCATCGCTGTCGGCTCGAAAAATGAAGTCGAGCGTTTCCGAAAATTTTTGACCGTCTAA
- the rplK gene encoding 50S ribosomal protein L11, whose translation MAKAIKAKIKLQIPAGAANPAPPVGSALGQHGVAIQDFCSQFNARTKDQKGDIIPVIITVFDDRSFTFITKTPPTAELIKKELGLKKGSGTPNKDKVGEITDAQLAKIAAIKMPDINANDIEAAKKIIAGTAKSMGLRVK comes from the coding sequence ATGGCTAAAGCAATCAAAGCGAAGATCAAACTGCAAATCCCTGCCGGTGCTGCGAATCCCGCGCCGCCAGTCGGCTCGGCGCTCGGTCAGCACGGTGTCGCGATTCAGGATTTTTGTTCGCAATTCAACGCGCGCACGAAAGATCAGAAAGGCGACATCATCCCTGTAATTATCACTGTTTTCGACGATCGCAGTTTTACTTTCATCACGAAGACTCCCCCGACCGCGGAACTCATCAAGAAAGAGCTCGGACTGAAAAAAGGCAGCGGCACGCCGAACAAAGACAAAGTCGGCGAAATCACCGATGCACAGCTCGCGAAAATCGCTGCTATCAAGATGCCAGACATCAATGCCAATGACATCGAAGCCGCGAAGAAAATCATCGCTGGCACGGCGAAGTCGATGGGATTGAGAGTGAAGTAA
- the nusG gene encoding transcription termination/antitermination protein NusG: MGKQAENTGKNWYVIHTYSGYEDAVKSALEQRIDSCNMQDYIFRVEVPKVEEVTIRRGEKVSEKKRLFPGYVLVEMIVTDESWYVARNTPNVTGFVGSGNIPVPVTPEEFGIIEKHVGATETSFKIEMKIGDVVVILDGPFASYEGVVSLVDTAKGKVKVNVSIFGRDTPVELDFVQVKKK, from the coding sequence ATGGGTAAACAAGCTGAAAATACCGGCAAAAATTGGTATGTAATCCACACTTATTCAGGCTACGAAGATGCCGTGAAGAGTGCGCTCGAGCAACGCATCGACAGCTGCAACATGCAGGATTATATTTTCCGCGTCGAAGTCCCGAAAGTCGAAGAAGTGACGATTCGCCGTGGTGAAAAAGTCAGCGAGAAGAAAAGACTTTTCCCGGGCTATGTTCTGGTCGAGATGATCGTCACGGATGAATCCTGGTATGTCGCGCGCAACACACCGAATGTGACAGGCTTCGTCGGCAGCGGCAACATCCCCGTCCCCGTCACGCCGGAAGAATTTGGCATCATCGAGAAACATGTCGGCGCGACCGAGACCAGCTTCAAGATTGAGATGAAGATCGGCGATGTGGTCGTCATTCTGGACGGTCCATTCGCGAGCTACGAAGGCGTGGTCAGCCTGGTCGACACGGCGAAAGGCAAAGTCAAAGTCAATGTTTCGATTTTCGGACGCGACACACCCGTCGAGCTCGACTTCGTCCAAGTCAAAAAGAAGTAA
- the uvrA gene encoding excinuclease ABC subunit UvrA, with protein MNKIRVKGARTHNLKNIDVEIPRDKLTVITGLSGSGKSSLAFDTIYAEGQRRYVESLSTYARQFLGLTNKPDVDSIDGLSPAISVDQKSASRNPRSTVGTVTEIYDYLRLLFAKIGEPHCPKCGKKIERQSASQIVDLIAAMPEDKKILLLAPIVSDRKGEHRAEIDKIKKDGFVRYRVDGKVVTISEELALDPKKKHSIEIVVDRLVTKNLQPIIKKLSTGEKIEQPNPDRSRLADSVELALKHGNGVIKIVDAESPPTPLSKRGEDAQSGAGGFGELTFSEAFACADCEISLPEILPRMFSFNSPHGACPDCHGLGSKLTVDEKKIIPNPDLSVEEGAILPWVTLASNDYYGNILRAVAERHGFDLKKPWRKLSDDDRNVILRGTGDERYEVEFASERFAGEYSTKFEGVIANVERRYRETDSDFVRNKLEKFMLLKNCETCGGKRLRQDVLGILLGGKNIIETTALSITEARAFFKSLKLSPNEKKVADLVLKEVDARLSFLENVGIAYLTLDRAANTLSGGEAQRIRLATQIGSKLQGVLYVLDEPSIGLHQRDNAKLIQTLVELRDIGNTVIVVEHDEEIMREADYIVDIGPGAGRHGGKVVCSGTPKEIMKNTKCKTGAYLSGKEKIETPKKRRPGNGKFLKIVGATEHNLRDVDATFPLGTFIGISGVSGSGKSSLINFILAKRLLRDLNRSKDVPGAHRDFIGIENLDKAIVIDQNPIGRTPRSNAATYTGVFTDVRDLFAATSEAKLRGYKSGRFSFNVKGGRCEACGGDGLKKIEMHFLPDIYVECEECRGRRYNREALEITYRSKNIADVLEMTVEDAAEFFTAQPAIKKKLDTLVDVGLGYLGLGQSATTLSGGEAQRIKLATELSKRATGKTLYILDEPTTGLHFDDVKRLIEVLQRLVDAGNTMVVIEHNLDVLKSCDYLIDLGPEGGSGGGEILASGTPEEVAKVARSFTGQYLKKMLK; from the coding sequence ATGAATAAAATCCGTGTGAAAGGTGCGCGCACCCACAATCTCAAAAACATCGATGTCGAAATTCCGCGCGACAAATTGACTGTGATTACCGGGCTTTCCGGCTCGGGCAAATCGAGTCTCGCCTTCGACACGATTTACGCCGAAGGTCAACGGAGATATGTCGAGAGCCTTTCGACTTACGCGCGGCAATTCCTCGGGCTGACGAATAAGCCGGATGTCGATTCGATCGACGGATTGTCGCCTGCGATTTCGGTCGATCAGAAATCCGCGAGCCGCAATCCCCGCTCGACTGTCGGCACTGTCACGGAAATTTACGATTATCTGCGTCTGCTCTTCGCGAAAATCGGTGAACCGCATTGTCCGAAGTGCGGCAAGAAAATCGAGCGGCAGTCCGCCAGCCAAATCGTCGACCTGATCGCCGCGATGCCCGAGGACAAGAAAATTCTCCTGCTCGCGCCCATCGTCAGCGACCGCAAAGGCGAACACCGCGCCGAAATCGACAAAATCAAAAAGGACGGCTTCGTGCGTTATCGCGTCGATGGCAAAGTTGTGACGATCAGTGAAGAACTCGCGCTCGACCCGAAAAAAAAGCACTCAATCGAAATCGTCGTCGACCGCCTCGTGACGAAAAATTTGCAGCCGATTATCAAAAAACTCTCGACAGGTGAGAAAATCGAGCAGCCGAATCCCGACCGTTCACGCCTCGCCGACTCCGTCGAGCTCGCGCTGAAACACGGCAACGGCGTGATCAAAATCGTCGACGCGGAATCCCCCCCAACCCCCCTTTCGAAAAGGGGGGAAGACGCGCAAAGCGGGGCGGGAGGATTTGGTGAATTAACTTTTTCGGAAGCCTTCGCTTGCGCTGATTGTGAAATCAGCTTGCCGGAAATTTTGCCGCGCATGTTCAGCTTCAATTCACCGCACGGCGCTTGTCCCGACTGCCACGGTCTCGGCTCGAAGCTGACCGTCGATGAGAAAAAAATCATTCCGAATCCCGATCTCTCCGTCGAAGAAGGCGCGATCCTGCCCTGGGTGACACTCGCGTCGAATGATTATTATGGCAATATTTTGCGCGCGGTCGCAGAACGACACGGCTTCGATTTGAAAAAACCGTGGCGCAAATTGTCGGACGATGACCGCAATGTTATTTTGCGCGGCACGGGCGACGAACGCTACGAAGTGGAATTCGCGAGCGAACGATTCGCAGGCGAATATTCGACGAAATTCGAAGGTGTCATCGCGAATGTCGAACGGCGCTACCGCGAGACAGATTCGGATTTCGTGCGCAACAAATTGGAAAAATTCATGCTGCTCAAGAATTGCGAAACCTGCGGCGGCAAACGCTTGCGCCAGGATGTGCTCGGCATCCTGCTCGGCGGGAAAAATATTATTGAAACGACGGCACTCTCGATCACAGAAGCGCGCGCCTTTTTCAAAAGCTTGAAGCTCTCGCCGAACGAGAAAAAAGTCGCCGACTTGGTTTTGAAAGAAGTCGATGCGCGACTTTCATTTTTGGAAAATGTCGGCATCGCCTACCTCACGCTCGACCGCGCCGCGAACACACTCTCGGGCGGTGAAGCGCAGCGCATCCGACTCGCGACGCAAATCGGCTCGAAATTGCAGGGTGTGCTTTATGTCCTCGACGAACCGTCAATCGGACTGCACCAACGCGACAATGCGAAATTGATTCAAACCTTGGTCGAGCTGCGCGACATCGGCAACACAGTCATCGTCGTCGAACACGACGAGGAAATCATGCGCGAGGCGGATTACATCGTCGACATCGGACCCGGCGCGGGACGCCACGGCGGCAAAGTGGTCTGCTCGGGTACGCCGAAAGAAATCATGAAAAATACGAAATGCAAAACGGGCGCGTATTTGTCCGGTAAAGAGAAAATCGAGACGCCGAAAAAACGCCGCCCGGGCAACGGCAAATTTTTGAAAATCGTCGGCGCGACGGAGCACAATCTACGCGATGTCGACGCAACTTTTCCGCTCGGAACTTTCATCGGCATCTCGGGCGTCTCCGGCTCTGGGAAATCGAGCCTGATTAATTTCATTCTCGCGAAAAGATTGCTGCGCGACTTGAATCGCTCGAAAGATGTGCCCGGTGCACACCGAGATTTCATCGGCATTGAAAACCTCGACAAAGCAATCGTCATCGACCAAAACCCCATCGGGCGCACTCCCCGCTCGAATGCCGCGACCTACACCGGCGTCTTCACCGATGTCCGCGATCTCTTCGCGGCGACTTCCGAAGCGAAATTGCGCGGCTACAAATCCGGGCGTTTCTCTTTCAATGTGAAAGGCGGTCGTTGCGAGGCCTGCGGCGGCGACGGTTTGAAGAAAATTGAAATGCATTTTTTGCCTGATATTTATGTGGAATGCGAAGAATGCCGCGGTCGCCGCTACAACCGCGAAGCACTGGAAATCACTTATCGCTCGAAAAATATCGCCGATGTCCTGGAAATGACGGTCGAAGATGCAGCGGAATTTTTCACGGCGCAGCCAGCTATCAAAAAGAAGCTCGACACGCTCGTCGATGTCGGACTCGGCTATCTCGGACTCGGACAATCGGCGACGACGCTGTCGGGCGGCGAAGCACAGAGAATCAAATTGGCGACCGAACTCTCGAAGCGCGCGACGGGCAAAACGCTCTACATCCTCGATGAACCGACGACCGGTTTGCACTTCGACGATGTGAAAAGATTAATTGAAGTCCTGCAGAGATTGGTCGATGCCGGGAACACGATGGTCGTGATCGAACACAATCTCGATGTTCTGAAATCCTGCGATTACTTGATCGACCTCGGACCGGAAGGCGGATCCGGCGGCGGTGAGATCCTCGCGAGCGGCACGCCGGAAGAAGTCGCGAAAGTCGCGCGCAGCTTCACGGGTCAGTATTTGAAGAAAATGCTGAAGTAG